In one window of Juglans regia cultivar Chandler chromosome 3, Walnut 2.0, whole genome shotgun sequence DNA:
- the LOC109010522 gene encoding phosphatidate cytidylyltransferase, mitochondrial isoform X1, whose protein sequence is MDKAELESFLKVLPPVDFCCVYGSALHTNNRDMSTMVDYILGVSNPEQWHSQNLQMNKNHYASWMVHLGGPKLITEIADEIGVGVHFNPFVTWNHKMLKYGVVRMHDLIKDILNWERFYLSGRLQKPVHILVDNLDIENVNSANLKAAMTAALLLLPPKFTEEDLYAKICSLSYMGDLRMLFAEDRNKVKKIVQGQFDLFQSRYRPFLEEYEAKELLRFMSSGSGQTNVSQDCGLSAARSLVSSLPPMVRSKMGMKLGQEKKLVESGRVIHEVSIGSREEAAKCMQKVLRRTVMVSSARQAVSGLLTVGGVNAVRYLSNKMRKAWKSLR, encoded by the exons ATGGATAAAGCTGAGCTTGAAAGTTTCCTGAAAGTTCTTCCCCCAGTAGACTTCTGCTGTGTCTATGGCTCAGCTCTTCATACAAACAATCGTGACATG TCAACCATGGTGGATTACATTCTCGGTGTATCAAATCCTGAACAATGGCATTCTCAG AATCTACAAATGAACAAAAATCACTACGCTTCATGGATGGTGCATCTTGGAGGGCCAAAACTg ATTACTGAAATTGCGGATGAAATTGGTGTCGGAGTACACTTTAACCCTTTTGTTACTTGGAATCACAAG ATGCTCAAATATGGGGTTGTTCGGATGCATGACTTGATTAAGGACATACTCAATTGGGAAAGATTCTACTTGAGTGGTCGTTTACAGAAACCG GTTCATATACTTGTGGATAACCTGGATATAGAAAATGTAAACTCTGCTAATTTAAAGGCTGCAATGACTGCTGCCCTCCTCCTTTTGCCACCGAAATTCACTGAG GAAGATCTTTATGCCAAAATATGTAGCCTCTCATATATGGGTGACTTGCGAATGCTTTTTGCAGAAGACAGAAATAAG GTGAAGAAGATTGTACAAGGGCAATTTGATTTATTCCAGTCAAGGTATAGGCCATTTCTTGAAGAGTATGAGGCTAAGGAGTTGTTGAGATTCATGTCGTCTGGAAGTGGCCAAACAAATGTTTCTCAG GATTGTGGCTTATCAGCAGCTCGCTCTCTTGTTAGTTCCCTTCCTCCAATGGTTAGAAGCAAAATGGGCATGAAGCTAGGGCAGGAGAAAAAGCTGGTAGAATCTG GTCGAGTAATACATGAAGTTTCAATTGGCTCAAGAGAAGAGGCTGCAAAATGCATGCAGAAGGTTCTGAGGCGAACAGTCATGGTTTCAAGTGCAAGGCAGGCTGTCTCTGGTCTACTAACTGTTGGTGGAGTTAACGCTGTTAGATATCTTTCTAACAAAATGCGCAAGGCTTGGAAATCCTTGAGATGA
- the LOC109010522 gene encoding phosphatidate cytidylyltransferase, mitochondrial isoform X2, with translation MVDYILGVSNPEQWHSQNLQMNKNHYASWMVHLGGPKLITEIADEIGVGVHFNPFVTWNHKMLKYGVVRMHDLIKDILNWERFYLSGRLQKPVHILVDNLDIENVNSANLKAAMTAALLLLPPKFTEEDLYAKICSLSYMGDLRMLFAEDRNKVKKIVQGQFDLFQSRYRPFLEEYEAKELLRFMSSGSGQTNVSQDCGLSAARSLVSSLPPMVRSKMGMKLGQEKKLVESGRVIHEVSIGSREEAAKCMQKVLRRTVMVSSARQAVSGLLTVGGVNAVRYLSNKMRKAWKSLR, from the exons ATGGTGGATTACATTCTCGGTGTATCAAATCCTGAACAATGGCATTCTCAG AATCTACAAATGAACAAAAATCACTACGCTTCATGGATGGTGCATCTTGGAGGGCCAAAACTg ATTACTGAAATTGCGGATGAAATTGGTGTCGGAGTACACTTTAACCCTTTTGTTACTTGGAATCACAAG ATGCTCAAATATGGGGTTGTTCGGATGCATGACTTGATTAAGGACATACTCAATTGGGAAAGATTCTACTTGAGTGGTCGTTTACAGAAACCG GTTCATATACTTGTGGATAACCTGGATATAGAAAATGTAAACTCTGCTAATTTAAAGGCTGCAATGACTGCTGCCCTCCTCCTTTTGCCACCGAAATTCACTGAG GAAGATCTTTATGCCAAAATATGTAGCCTCTCATATATGGGTGACTTGCGAATGCTTTTTGCAGAAGACAGAAATAAG GTGAAGAAGATTGTACAAGGGCAATTTGATTTATTCCAGTCAAGGTATAGGCCATTTCTTGAAGAGTATGAGGCTAAGGAGTTGTTGAGATTCATGTCGTCTGGAAGTGGCCAAACAAATGTTTCTCAG GATTGTGGCTTATCAGCAGCTCGCTCTCTTGTTAGTTCCCTTCCTCCAATGGTTAGAAGCAAAATGGGCATGAAGCTAGGGCAGGAGAAAAAGCTGGTAGAATCTG GTCGAGTAATACATGAAGTTTCAATTGGCTCAAGAGAAGAGGCTGCAAAATGCATGCAGAAGGTTCTGAGGCGAACAGTCATGGTTTCAAGTGCAAGGCAGGCTGTCTCTGGTCTACTAACTGTTGGTGGAGTTAACGCTGTTAGATATCTTTCTAACAAAATGCGCAAGGCTTGGAAATCCTTGAGATGA
- the LOC109010522 gene encoding phosphatidate cytidylyltransferase, mitochondrial isoform X3, whose amino-acid sequence MLKYGVVRMHDLIKDILNWERFYLSGRLQKPVHILVDNLDIENVNSANLKAAMTAALLLLPPKFTEEDLYAKICSLSYMGDLRMLFAEDRNKVKKIVQGQFDLFQSRYRPFLEEYEAKELLRFMSSGSGQTNVSQDCGLSAARSLVSSLPPMVRSKMGMKLGQEKKLVESGRVIHEVSIGSREEAAKCMQKVLRRTVMVSSARQAVSGLLTVGGVNAVRYLSNKMRKAWKSLR is encoded by the exons ATGCTCAAATATGGGGTTGTTCGGATGCATGACTTGATTAAGGACATACTCAATTGGGAAAGATTCTACTTGAGTGGTCGTTTACAGAAACCG GTTCATATACTTGTGGATAACCTGGATATAGAAAATGTAAACTCTGCTAATTTAAAGGCTGCAATGACTGCTGCCCTCCTCCTTTTGCCACCGAAATTCACTGAG GAAGATCTTTATGCCAAAATATGTAGCCTCTCATATATGGGTGACTTGCGAATGCTTTTTGCAGAAGACAGAAATAAG GTGAAGAAGATTGTACAAGGGCAATTTGATTTATTCCAGTCAAGGTATAGGCCATTTCTTGAAGAGTATGAGGCTAAGGAGTTGTTGAGATTCATGTCGTCTGGAAGTGGCCAAACAAATGTTTCTCAG GATTGTGGCTTATCAGCAGCTCGCTCTCTTGTTAGTTCCCTTCCTCCAATGGTTAGAAGCAAAATGGGCATGAAGCTAGGGCAGGAGAAAAAGCTGGTAGAATCTG GTCGAGTAATACATGAAGTTTCAATTGGCTCAAGAGAAGAGGCTGCAAAATGCATGCAGAAGGTTCTGAGGCGAACAGTCATGGTTTCAAGTGCAAGGCAGGCTGTCTCTGGTCTACTAACTGTTGGTGGAGTTAACGCTGTTAGATATCTTTCTAACAAAATGCGCAAGGCTTGGAAATCCTTGAGATGA
- the LOC109010521 gene encoding cationic amino acid transporter 5: MGSAGELGDDSQPRKYWRCSKQDFFPEESFQNWNTYLSALSQTFLRFKDRLISRSNEAEEIGELRKRSENDMKQCLTWWDLTWFGFGSVIGTGIFVLTGQEAHDHAGPAIVLSYVASGVSAMLSVFCYTEFAVEIPVAGGSFAYLRIELGDFAAFITAGNILLESIVGTAAVARGWTSYFTSLLNRQRNSLRIHTNLRDGYNLLDPIAVVVLATAATIAMISTRKTSYLNWIASAVNTVVILFVIIAGFAHANTSNLTPFLPYGAKGVFQAAAIVYFAYGGFDNIATMAEETKNPSRDIPLGLLGSMSIITVIYCLMALSLAMMQKYTDIDREAAYSIAFQSVGMKWAKYLVALGALKGMTTVLLVGALGQARYTTHIARAHMIPPWFALVHPKTGTPINATLLIAISSACIAFFSSLNVLAGLLSVSTLFVFMMMAVALLVRRYYVREITPRINLLKLVIFLLIIIASSMATSAYWGLKPDSWPGYIITVPLWFLGTAGISFFVPQQRTPKVWGVPLVPWLPSLSIATNIFLMGSLSSDAFIRFGVCSLVMLAYYIFFGLHATYDMAHRPPATQNEVSGI; encoded by the coding sequence ATGGGTTCCGCAGGAGAATTGGGTGACGATAGCCAACcaagaaaatattggagatgTAGCAAGCAGGATTTCTTCCCAGAGGAATCCTTTCAAAACTGGAACACATATCTGTCTGCACTATCACAAACATTTCTTCGGTTCAAGGACCGTCTCATAAGCAGATCAAATGAGGCCGAGGAGATTGGAGAACTTCGCAAACGAAGTGAGAATGATATGAAACAATGCCTCACCTGGTGGGATCTCACCTGGTTTGGGTTTGGTTCAGTCATTGGTACGGGGATCTTTGTGCTCACTGGCCAAGAAGCGCATGATCATGCTGGACCAGCCATCGTTTTGTCCTATGTTGCTTCCGGTGTTTCAGCAATGCTCTCTGTCTTCTGCTACACAGAATTTGCTGTAGAAATCCCAGTTGCAGGAGGGTCATTTGCTTACTTAAGAATTGAATTGGGCGACTTTGCCGCTTTCATAACAGCAGGAAACATACTGCTTGAGAGCATTGTTGGAACTGCAGCAGTTGCCAGAGGATGGACTTCGTACTTCACATCTTTACTGAACCGCCAACGCAATTCATTGCGCATTCACACAAACCTCAGAGATGGGTATAATCTCCTGGACCCAATAGCAGTAGTTGTCCTGGCAACTGCagcaacaattgcaatgatcagCACGAGGAAAACTTCATACCTCAACTGGATAGCTTCTGCAGTTAACACTGTAGTAATCTTATTTGTGATAATTGCAGGATTTGCTCATGCCAATACGTCAAATTTGACACCCTTCTTGCCATATGGTGCTAAAGGAGTCTTTCAGGCTGCTGCAATTGTTTACTTTGCTTACGGCGGATTTGACAATATTGCCACCATGGCTGAAGAAACCAAAAACCCATCGAGAGATATACCATTAGGATTGCTTGGATCAATGTCCATTATCACCGTGATATATTGCTTGATGGCGCTTTCACTGGCTATGATGCAGAAATACACAGACATAGATCGAGAAGCAGCATATTCTATAGCTTTTCAGAGTGTGGGCATGAAATGGGCAAAATACCTGGTAGCTCTTGGTGCCCTAAAGGGAATGACCACTGTTCTTCTTGTAGGGGCACTAGGACAAGCACGATATACTACTCATATTGCACGAGCTCACATGATTCCGCCATGGTTTGCTCTTGTCCACCCAAAAACAGGAACCCCCATAAATGCTACACTCTTGATTGCCATTTCAAGTGCCTGTATTGCTTTCTTTTCGAGCTTGAATGTCTTGGCAGGCCTGTTATCGGTGAGCACACTCTTTGTCTTTATGATGATGGCAGTTGCACTTCTGGTGAGGAGATACTATGTGAGGGAAATCACCCCACGAATTAACCTCCTGAAGCTAGTTATCTTCTTGCTGATCATTATTGCCTCCTCAATGGCAACTTCAGCCTACTGGGGACTAAAGCCCGATAGTTGGCCAGGATACATCATTACCGTTCCTCTTTGGTTCTTGGGAACTGCAGGGATTTCATTTTTTGTGCCTCAACAGAGGACGCCAAAAGTTTGGGGGGTTCCACTTGTCCCCTGGCTTCCATCCTTGTCAATTGCAACAAATATCTTTCTCATGGGATCTTTGAGTTCTGATGCATTTATCAGATTTGGAGTCTGCAGCCTTGTAATGCTCGCATACTATATATTCTTTGGTCTCCATGCAACTTATGATATGGCTCACCGCCCACCAGCAACACAAAATGAAGTCTCTGGAATTTGA
- the LOC109015371 gene encoding pentatricopeptide repeat-containing protein At4g20090: protein MPKCSLFHTQLLSKSIKKALKMGLSSVPPKFPTPIHSYSHFSVFTIPSNNTSETEPDNIGETEPPISDEIFKSSHKLGSYKPGDSTFYSLIANYADLGDFRSLEKVLDRMKRENRRFMERCFVVIFRAYGKAHLPEKAVQLFDRMAYEFHCRRTVKSFNSVLNVIIQEGRFSHALEFYSRVIGSRDSNILPNVLTFNLVIKALCKLGMIDRAVEMFREMPLRKCTPDVFTYSTLMDGLCREIRIDEAVSLLDEMQIEGCFPSAATFNVLINAVCKKGDLARAAKLVDNMFLKGCVPNEVTYNTLIHGLCLKGKLEKAVSLLDRMVSSKCVPNDITYGTIIHGLVKQGRAVDGARLLISMEERGHRANEYAYSALVSGLFREGKMEEAMKLWKEMVERGCKPNTVVYSALIDGLCREGRLDEAKDVLSEMVKEGCMPNAFTYSSLMKGFFQIGDCHKAILVWKNMENDNFIRNEVCYSVLIHGLCEDGKLREALMVWKQMLGKGFKPDVVAYSSMIHGLCNAGLVEQGLKLFNEMLCQEPESQPDVITYNIIFNALCKQSSISRAIDFLNSMMDQGCDPDLVTCNVFLRALREKVHPPQDGREFLDELAIRLFKRHRILGASKIVEVMLQKFLPPKASTWARVVQELCKPKKIQAAIDKCWSSLYC from the coding sequence ATGCCAAAATGCTCCTTATTTCACACACAGCTCCTGAGCAAATCAATCAAGAAAGCTCTCAAGATGGGCCTCTCTTCAGTCCCACCTAAGTTCCCTACTCCAATTCACTCTTATTCCCACTTCTCTGTTTTCACCATTCCATCGAACAATACCTCTGAAACCGAACCTGATAACATAGGGGAAACTGAGCCCCCAATATCTGATGAAATCTTCAAGTCAAGTCACAAATTGGGTTCTTACAAACCGGGTGATTCTACTTTCTATTCACTCATTGCGAACTATGCCGACTTGGGTGATTTTAGGTCGTTAGAGAAGGTTTTAGATCGAATGAAACGCGAAAACCGACGGTTTATGGAGAGATgttttgttgtaatttttagAGCTTATGGGAAAGCGCATTTACCTGAAAAAGCTGTCCAATTGTTTGATAGAATGGCCTATGAGTTTCATTGTCGGAGGACTGTGAAGTCGTTTAATTCGGTtctaaatgttattatacaagAAGGTCGTTTTTCTCACGCATTAGAGTTTTATTCGCGGGTCATTGGTAGCAGGGATTCGAATATTTTGCCAAATGTGCTTACCTTCAATTTGGTTATTAAGGCTTTGTGTAAGTTGGGAATGATTGATAGAGCGGTTGAGATGTTTAGAGAAATGCCGCTAAGAAAATGCACTCCTGATGTGTTCACGTATAGTACATTGATGGATGGATTGTGCAGGGAGATTAGGATTGATGAGGCGGTCTCACTGTTGGATGAGATGCAAATTGAGGGGTGTTTCCCGAGTGCTGCAACATTTAATGTGCTGATCAATGCAGTGTGCAAGAAGGGTGACTTGGCACGTGCTGCAAAGCTCGTTGATAATATGTTTCTAAAAGGATGTGTTCCTAATGAAGTGACTTATAACACCCTTATCCATGGTTTGTGTCTCAAGGGAAAATTAGAGAAAGCAGTGAGTCTACTGGATCGAATGGTATCAAGTAAATGTGTGCCTAATGACATCACTTATGGAACAATCATCCATGGGCTTGTAAAACAAGGAAGAGCTGTTGATGGGGCTCGTCTGTTGATTTCTATGGAGGAGAGAGGTCATCGTGCAAATGAGTATGCTTACTCAGCCCTTGTTAGCGGTTTGTTTAGGGAGGGAAAGATGGAAGAGGCTATGAAATTGTGGAAGGAAATGGTGGAAAGGGGATGCAAACCAAATACTGTCGTTTATAGTGCTCTTATAGATGGTCTGTGCCGAGAAGGGAGGTTGGATGAAGCAAAGGACGTTCTCTCTGAGATGGTGAAAGAGGGCTGCATGCCCAACGCTTTCACATATAGCTCCTTAATGAAGGGCTTCTTCCAAATAGGCGATTGCCATAAAGCTATTCTTGTGtggaaaaatatggaaaatgataattttatccGTAATGAGGTTTGTTACAGCGTACTTATTCATGGTTTATGTGAGGATGGGAAACTTAGGGAGGCCTTGATGGTGTGGAAGCAGATGTTGGGAAAGGGATTTAAACCTGATGTTGTTGCTTACAGTTCCATGATTCATGGTCTTTGCAATGCTGGTTTGGTGGAGCAGGGTTTGAAACTTTTCAATGAAATGCTTTGTCAAGAACCAGAATCTCAACCTGATGTGATTACTTATAACATCATTTTCAATGCTTTGTGCAAGCAGAGTAGCATTTCACGCGCCATTGATTTCTTAAACAGTATGATGGATCAAGGTTGTGATCCAGACTTAGTTACATGCAACGTTTTTTTGCGAGCTTTAAGAGAAAAGGTACACCCACCTCAAGATGGGAGGGAGTTTTTAGATGAACTTGCTATTCGGCTGTTTAAGCGACACAGGATTTTAGGTGCTTCCAAAATTGTAGAAGTGATGTTGCAGAAGTTTTTGCCTCCAAAAGCCTCTACCTGGGCTAGAGTTGTTCAAGAGCTTTGCAAACCTAAGAAAATTCAAGCTGCCATTGACAAGTGTTGGAGCAGCCTCTACTGCTGA